A region from the Anaerolineae bacterium genome encodes:
- a CDS encoding Oligopeptide transport system permease protein OppC, with product MAEKSTFFDPNQSYRLEKAKPTSLTADAFRRLRRNKAAMIGAMIIAVNLLVAIFAPFIAPYDYDTVFFKDINGTPTWVTKIFPGMKPIEQGGYVKIREGFLLGADNLGRDLLSRIIYGARISLTVGIITPFINLTLGLLIGLLSGYRGGWLDNVIMRFVDIMYAFPTYLLIILLMSVFRLGASKLEPGSFGYFFSRLDASMGGLLFIFIGIGLTSWMNEARLARGQVLSVRENEYIVAAIAIGAPNSRIIFRHVLPNIIGPLIIAETLAIPSYIAYEAFLSFIGLGVNPPTPSWGGMIADGVVRIQAYPNHAIFPALALFILMFAFNFLGDGLRDAFDPTLRGRE from the coding sequence ATGGCAGAAAAAAGCACTTTTTTCGATCCCAATCAGTCTTATCGCTTAGAAAAAGCCAAACCTACCAGTCTGACCGCGGATGCGTTTCGCCGTTTGCGCAGGAATAAAGCCGCCATGATTGGGGCGATGATCATCGCTGTCAATCTATTGGTGGCTATTTTCGCTCCCTTTATTGCTCCGTATGATTACGATACAGTGTTTTTCAAAGATATCAATGGCACACCCACCTGGGTGACAAAAATCTTTCCGGGTATGAAACCGATTGAACAGGGCGGCTATGTGAAAATTCGTGAGGGTTTTCTCCTCGGAGCAGATAATTTAGGAAGAGATTTACTCAGCCGGATTATCTATGGCGCCAGAATATCCCTGACGGTTGGAATCATTACTCCTTTTATTAACCTCACTTTGGGGCTGCTGATCGGACTGCTTTCCGGTTATCGTGGTGGATGGCTTGATAACGTTATCATGCGCTTCGTTGATATTATGTACGCTTTTCCAACTTATCTGCTGATTATTTTGCTGATGTCGGTGTTTCGCCTGGGAGCAAGTAAGCTCGAACCAGGTTCTTTTGGCTATTTCTTTAGTCGCTTAGACGCTTCTATGGGAGGACTGCTGTTTATCTTTATCGGCATAGGGCTGACATCCTGGATGAATGAAGCCCGTCTTGCAAGAGGACAGGTTCTATCGGTTCGAGAGAATGAATATATCGTTGCCGCGATTGCTATCGGTGCGCCGAACTCGCGCATCATCTTTCGCCATGTGTTGCCGAATATCATCGGGCCCCTCATCATTGCAGAAACACTGGCTATTCCAAGTTATATCGCTTATGAGGCATTTTTGAGCTTTATCGGTTTGGGTGTAAATCCTCCAACGCCGAGTTGGGGCGGAATGATTGCTGATGGGGTGGTACGGATTCAGGCTTATCCAAATCACGCCATTTTTCCAGCCTTAGCTTTGTTTATTTTGATGTTTGCATTTAATTTTTTGGGGGACGGATTGCGGGATGCTTTTGATCCAACCTTGAGAGGAAGAGAATAA
- a CDS encoding putative glycoside hydrolase has protein sequence MLQVQRTGIVLQPNQRRVLFRPFTPTSEERIIHIIGRILSLSEAEVENQLAQVCAEFGERHHNLGKFFLKRYEQLRKYALTDQPLSQARRMLIGAYFTQEYALESAGLLNPSIVWHPDQSDLPEGCRRFILSLRAIGEGHISSVTFRSGMIDAENHITLYQPTRFVTLPEIAHNPLYEKQLFQKKLVELGLYNDFSRLVLEELSDFFTYSELETRLRYSLEHGINLRSHRTTARGMLSLATSNYEIRFSPDQQLSERIIYPSTPAEIKGIEDARFVEFHDEDGSTTYYATYTAYDGTVILPQLLETKDFLHFKISTLNGPAIQNKGMALFPRKIRGKYVMLGRQDNENLYLMVSDHIHFWYTHEILLHPTYPWEFVQIGNCGSPLETEAGWLVLTHGVGAMRKYSIGAVLLDLEDPSKVIGRLKEPLLGPNENEREGYVPNVVYSCGSVIHNRHLILPYAMSDYASTFAIIPLDDLLSAMQ, from the coding sequence ATGCTTCAGGTACAGCGCACCGGAATCGTCCTTCAACCCAATCAACGGCGGGTTCTTTTCCGCCCGTTCACACCGACCAGTGAAGAACGCATCATTCATATCATCGGGCGTATTCTAAGCCTCTCGGAGGCAGAGGTGGAAAATCAACTTGCTCAGGTGTGCGCCGAGTTTGGAGAACGGCACCACAACCTGGGTAAATTCTTTCTCAAACGTTACGAGCAACTGCGCAAGTACGCTTTGACCGACCAACCTCTCAGTCAGGCACGCCGCATGCTGATTGGCGCCTATTTTACCCAGGAATATGCCCTTGAATCGGCTGGCTTATTGAATCCATCCATTGTGTGGCATCCTGACCAAAGCGATTTACCAGAAGGGTGTCGTCGTTTCATTCTCAGCTTACGCGCAATTGGTGAGGGTCATATCTCCTCGGTAACCTTTCGCTCCGGCATGATTGATGCCGAAAATCATATTACCCTTTATCAACCAACCCGCTTCGTGACATTGCCCGAAATTGCTCATAATCCTCTGTATGAGAAACAGCTTTTTCAGAAAAAGCTGGTCGAGTTGGGGTTGTATAACGACTTTTCCCGTCTTGTTTTGGAAGAGCTATCGGATTTCTTCACTTATTCCGAACTCGAAACCCGCCTCCGATATTCTCTGGAACATGGCATCAACCTGCGCAGTCATCGCACAACAGCCAGAGGCATGCTTTCTCTCGCCACTTCAAATTATGAAATTCGCTTCTCGCCTGATCAACAACTCTCTGAGCGCATTATCTATCCTTCTACACCGGCTGAGATAAAGGGCATCGAAGATGCTCGCTTTGTTGAATTTCACGATGAAGATGGTTCAACGACCTACTACGCCACCTATACAGCGTATGATGGCACGGTGATTCTCCCCCAATTATTAGAAACCAAAGATTTCCTGCATTTCAAGATCAGCACATTAAACGGCCCCGCTATCCAAAACAAAGGAATGGCTCTCTTTCCTCGCAAAATCAGAGGCAAATACGTCATGTTGGGGCGGCAGGATAACGAAAATCTATATTTGATGGTTTCCGATCATATCCATTTCTGGTATACACATGAGATTCTCTTACATCCAACGTATCCCTGGGAATTTGTCCAAATCGGTAATTGTGGTTCCCCTCTCGAAACCGAAGCTGGCTGGTTGGTATTAACCCACGGCGTAGGCGCAATGCGCAAATACTCGATTGGAGCCGTGCTGCTAGATTTGGAAGACCCCAGCAAAGTCATCGGCCGCTTAAAAGAACCCCTGCTGGGACCCAATGAGAACGAACGGGAAGGATACGTTCCCAATGTAGTTTACAGTTGCGGGAGTGTAATCCACAATCGCCACTTAATCCTGCCCTACGCGATGTCGGATTACGCCAGCACCTTTGCCATCATTCCACTCGATGATCTGCTGTCAGCCATGCAGTAA
- a CDS encoding Xaa-Pro aminopeptidase produces the protein MKQDLDRLMKERNLDAMIVMGRMNGNPPLLYMTNGAKIIRARVIKKHGEPPVLICAPIDREEAALSGLKVITTNHFDYEGILRKTSDLLSAEVELLRKVFEALNIKGRVGFYGYLDQGMAYKLISTIQDRLGVEVFGESEPNMIDIARATKDSDEVKKIIDVGKRSSAVMGNTLEFLKSHSIRNNYLIDKDDKPLTIGQVHRQIHHFLAECQLDVPEGVIFSIGRDAGVPHNKGNPNDVVELGKSIIFDFGTREAGGGYYFDMTRTFCLEYAPKEVEKAYQDVYDCINLLSGAYKAGAETRNYMQMACNFLESRGHPTLGRDTKNENGFATGLGHGIGLAVHEQPFFSLSAVDNTVIQPGHVFTCEPGVYYPERGFGVRLEDVIWIGQDGKGINLCDFPKELVVKISK, from the coding sequence ATGAAACAGGATTTAGATCGATTAATGAAAGAACGTAATCTGGATGCCATGATTGTCATGGGTAGGATGAATGGTAATCCTCCCTTACTCTATATGACGAACGGAGCAAAAATCATCCGCGCCAGAGTAATAAAGAAGCACGGAGAGCCTCCCGTATTAATTTGCGCGCCCATTGATCGCGAAGAAGCCGCGCTAAGTGGTTTGAAAGTCATCACCACCAACCATTTTGATTACGAGGGGATTTTACGCAAAACCTCTGATCTTCTCTCCGCAGAGGTGGAATTGCTGCGCAAAGTGTTTGAGGCCCTTAATATCAAAGGCAGGGTGGGTTTTTATGGCTATCTGGATCAAGGGATGGCATATAAGTTGATCTCTACCATCCAGGATAGATTAGGTGTGGAAGTCTTCGGCGAATCCGAACCCAATATGATCGATATCGCCCGCGCAACGAAAGACTCTGATGAAGTCAAGAAAATTATTGACGTTGGAAAGCGAAGCAGCGCAGTCATGGGAAATACGCTTGAATTTTTGAAATCCCATTCGATAAGGAATAACTATCTGATTGACAAGGACGATAAACCCCTTACCATTGGGCAGGTACATCGACAAATCCATCATTTTCTGGCTGAATGCCAGTTAGATGTTCCGGAAGGAGTCATTTTTTCCATTGGCAGAGATGCCGGGGTTCCGCATAACAAAGGTAACCCGAATGACGTTGTTGAGCTGGGTAAGAGTATCATCTTCGATTTTGGTACTCGCGAAGCTGGCGGTGGCTATTATTTCGACATGACCCGCACCTTTTGCCTGGAATATGCTCCCAAAGAAGTGGAAAAGGCCTATCAGGATGTCTATGATTGTATCAACCTTCTCAGCGGGGCTTATAAAGCTGGTGCTGAGACTCGCAACTATATGCAAATGGCTTGTAACTTTTTAGAAAGCCGCGGTCATCCCACCCTGGGGAGAGATACGAAAAACGAAAATGGCTTTGCCACCGGACTGGGGCATGGGATTGGCCTGGCGGTTCACGAGCAACCTTTCTTCTCTCTTTCTGCGGTTGATAATACCGTGATCCAACCGGGGCATGTCTTTACTTGTGAGCCGGGTGTTTATTATCCCGAACGCGGCTTTGGCGTACGTCTCGAGGATGTAATCTGGATCGGTCAAGACGGTAAAGGGATAAATTTATGTGATTTCCCGAAAGAGCTGGTGGTGAAGATCTCGAAATAA
- a CDS encoding Pyruvate formate-lyase, whose amino-acid sequence MTMTDRVARLRQQSLDAVPTISTERAELITEFYAQNHGFISEPVRRALAFQYLLEHKSIYIGEGELIVGEKGPAPKATPTYPELCCHSLEDLDILDSREKIPYKVSPEARKVYEERIIPFWKGKSIRDLLFREMTPEWKAAYEAGIFTEFMEQRAPGHTVLDDKIYHKGMLDFIEDIQRSLASLDFYNDPEAYDKQEELRAMEIVARALIRFAERHAEKARQLAAQTDDPQRKAELEQIAEICSWVPAHAPRTFWEALQYYWFVHLGVTIELNTWDSFCPGKLDHHLLPFYEKGLAEGSLTREKAEELLQCFWIKFNNQPAPPKVGVTAAESGTYTDFAQINLGGVKPDGSDGVNEVTYLLLDVIEEMRLLQPSSSIQVSKKNPDAFIQRAGKIIRTGFGQPSVFNSDLIVQELVRQGKSVIDARCGGSSGCVEVGAFGKENYNLTGYFNIPKILELTLNNGVDPRSGKQIGLQTGDPTQFQTFEELFEAFRRQMNYFIDVKVRGNQVVERLYANYMPAPFLSLLIDDCILRGKDYHSGGARYNTTYIMGVGLGTITDSLSAIKYHVFDQQTLSMGQLLHLLRTNFEGAERERLMLVNRTPRYGNDDDYADSLMRAVFEIYYQAIEGRKNTKGGEYHINLLPTTVHVYFGSVTGATPDGRKAGMPLSEGISPVQGADRRGPTAVVKSAAKMDHARTGGTLLNQKFTPQLLQDEEGLTRLTHLIRTYFKLDGHHIQFNVVDAATLRAAQANPEQYRDLIVRVAGYSDYFCDLSKTLQDEIIARTEHTSF is encoded by the coding sequence ATGACCATGACCGACCGTGTTGCTCGCTTACGCCAACAAAGCCTCGACGCTGTTCCAACCATTTCCACCGAACGGGCAGAATTGATCACCGAATTTTATGCCCAAAATCATGGATTTATCTCTGAGCCGGTGCGCCGCGCGCTGGCTTTCCAATACCTCTTGGAGCACAAGTCCATTTACATCGGGGAGGGAGAATTGATCGTAGGCGAGAAAGGACCTGCTCCGAAAGCCACGCCTACTTACCCTGAGTTGTGTTGTCACTCGTTGGAAGATTTAGATATTCTCGATTCGCGCGAGAAGATTCCCTACAAAGTCAGTCCAGAAGCGCGAAAAGTCTATGAAGAACGAATCATTCCCTTCTGGAAAGGAAAATCGATCCGAGATTTACTCTTCCGAGAAATGACGCCGGAGTGGAAGGCTGCCTACGAGGCTGGCATCTTCACCGAGTTTATGGAACAACGCGCCCCCGGTCATACCGTTTTAGATGACAAAATCTATCACAAGGGCATGTTAGATTTTATCGAAGATATTCAGCGTAGCCTTGCCAGCCTGGATTTTTATAACGACCCCGAGGCTTATGATAAACAGGAAGAATTGCGCGCCATGGAGATCGTTGCCCGGGCTTTAATTCGCTTTGCTGAACGCCATGCCGAAAAAGCCCGTCAACTGGCAGCCCAGACCGACGATCCTCAACGCAAAGCGGAGTTAGAGCAAATCGCTGAAATCTGTTCGTGGGTGCCTGCCCACGCGCCGCGCACCTTTTGGGAAGCCTTGCAGTACTACTGGTTTGTTCACCTGGGTGTGACAATTGAATTAAACACGTGGGATTCTTTCTGTCCTGGTAAACTCGATCACCATTTGCTTCCCTTCTACGAGAAAGGATTGGCTGAGGGCAGCCTGACGCGTGAAAAAGCGGAAGAATTGCTGCAGTGCTTTTGGATTAAGTTCAACAACCAACCAGCTCCACCTAAAGTGGGAGTGACTGCTGCAGAAAGCGGTACTTATACCGATTTTGCCCAAATCAACCTTGGCGGAGTGAAGCCCGATGGCTCAGATGGGGTGAATGAAGTGACGTATCTCTTGTTGGATGTGATCGAAGAGATGCGACTCCTGCAACCCAGTTCCTCCATTCAGGTCTCCAAAAAGAATCCGGATGCGTTTATCCAGCGCGCCGGCAAGATTATCCGCACCGGTTTTGGGCAACCTTCGGTCTTTAACAGCGATCTGATTGTGCAAGAGTTGGTGCGGCAGGGGAAGTCGGTCATCGATGCCCGCTGTGGCGGTTCTTCTGGTTGTGTAGAAGTGGGTGCTTTTGGAAAGGAAAATTACAACTTAACCGGCTACTTTAACATTCCCAAGATTCTGGAACTGACCCTGAATAACGGCGTTGATCCACGCAGCGGCAAACAGATCGGTCTGCAAACGGGAGACCCTACTCAGTTTCAGACCTTTGAAGAACTGTTTGAAGCCTTTCGCCGCCAGATGAATTACTTTATCGATGTTAAAGTGCGCGGCAATCAGGTGGTGGAACGCTTATATGCCAACTACATGCCGGCGCCTTTTCTTTCCTTGCTGATCGACGATTGCATTTTGCGTGGCAAAGACTATCATAGCGGTGGCGCACGATATAACACAACGTATATCATGGGAGTAGGCCTGGGCACCATCACCGACTCCCTCTCGGCAATTAAATATCATGTCTTTGATCAGCAAACGTTGAGCATGGGGCAGTTATTACACCTGTTGCGAACGAACTTTGAAGGCGCCGAACGAGAGCGATTGATGCTGGTCAATCGCACCCCTCGCTACGGGAACGACGATGACTATGCAGATAGCCTGATGCGCGCCGTCTTCGAGATTTATTATCAGGCAATCGAAGGGCGCAAGAACACCAAAGGCGGTGAATATCACATCAATCTGTTGCCAACGACCGTTCATGTTTATTTCGGATCGGTCACCGGCGCCACACCCGACGGTCGGAAAGCGGGAATGCCGCTTTCGGAGGGCATCTCACCGGTACAGGGCGCCGACCGCCGCGGACCTACCGCAGTGGTCAAGTCAGCAGCGAAGATGGACCACGCCCGCACCGGTGGCACCTTGCTGAACCAGAAGTTTACCCCTCAATTATTGCAGGATGAGGAAGGATTAACGCGGTTGACCCACCTGATTCGCACTTATTTCAAACTGGACGGTCATCACATCCAGTTCAACGTTGTCGATGCAGCTACCTTGCGGGCAGCTCAGGCCAATCCAGAGCAATATCGGGATCTCATCGTGCGGGTGGCAGGCTATAGCGACTATTTCTGCGATTTGAGCAAAACCTTGCAGGACGAGATCATCGCCCGCACCGAGCATACGAGCTTCTAA
- a CDS encoding Pyruvate formate-lyase activating enzyme, with protein MGAIYQRNDSFETDRQLCNLCGACVEECYAEARELVGKRMSVGEVMEEIERDRPFYEQSGGGVTFSGGEPLFQPAFLAALLQACRSQGIHTALDTCGYASWETLNRLRPDVDLFLYDLKLIDEDRHRQFTGVSNQPILENLRRLSALGHSLLVRFPVIPYINDDEINLRQMVEFLLSLPQKYPVDLLPYHASALHKYNGLGVEYRLLETPAPEQEHLNAIKKYFESYEFNVRIGG; from the coding sequence GTGGGAGCGATTTATCAACGGAATGATTCCTTTGAGACCGACCGTCAGTTATGCAACTTGTGTGGGGCTTGCGTGGAGGAGTGTTATGCAGAAGCGCGTGAACTGGTCGGTAAACGGATGAGTGTTGGCGAGGTCATGGAAGAAATCGAACGCGATCGCCCGTTCTATGAGCAATCGGGAGGAGGTGTGACGTTTTCGGGCGGTGAACCGCTCTTTCAACCCGCCTTTCTGGCTGCCCTGTTGCAAGCCTGTCGAAGCCAGGGCATCCACACTGCTCTGGATACCTGCGGCTATGCTTCTTGGGAGACGTTGAACCGCCTGCGTCCTGACGTTGATCTATTCCTCTATGATCTCAAACTCATCGATGAAGATCGCCACCGCCAGTTCACGGGGGTATCCAACCAACCCATCCTGGAAAATTTACGTCGTCTGAGCGCTTTAGGGCATTCCTTACTGGTGCGTTTTCCCGTGATCCCATATATTAACGACGATGAGATAAATTTACGTCAGATGGTTGAATTTCTTTTATCCTTACCTCAAAAATATCCCGTTGATCTATTGCCCTACCATGCTTCTGCTCTGCATAAATATAATGGCTTGGGTGTAGAATATCGCTTGCTCGAAACCCCTGCGCCTGAACAAGAACATCTCAATGCAATTAAAAAGTATTTCGAAAGCTATGAATTCAATGTTCGTATCGGAGGGTAA
- a CDS encoding Mannose-1-phosphate guanylyltransferase (GDP), translating into MRIAMLAPISWRVPPRHYGPWERVVSLLTEGLVERNVDVTLFATADSITRARLVGVCPRPYSEDPNLDAKVWECLHIAAAFERYAEFNLIHNHFDFLPLSYSRLVPVPVVTTIHGFSSERILPVYQAYQDHAYYVSISNADRHPSLRYIATIYHGIDLDEFTLNTQPGDYLLFFGRIHPDKGTAEAIEVAKRSHRRLIIAGIVHDQTYFEQEVAPHLDGDQIRYVGSVGPPERDTLLGGAFALLHMVNFAEPFGLSLIEAMACGTPVIARPLGAIPEIVKPGLNGFFARDIDEAIQALRAIPQLDRKQIRADVAARFSRERMVDEYLTVYQQVIELYRQKNTPARR; encoded by the coding sequence ATGCGAATTGCCATGTTAGCTCCCATTTCCTGGCGGGTGCCCCCGCGCCATTACGGGCCGTGGGAACGGGTCGTTTCCCTTTTAACCGAGGGTCTGGTCGAACGCAATGTGGATGTAACCCTGTTCGCTACGGCCGATTCTATTACTCGTGCCCGTTTGGTGGGAGTCTGCCCTCGTCCTTATTCTGAAGACCCCAACCTGGATGCAAAGGTATGGGAATGTTTGCACATTGCAGCCGCTTTTGAACGCTACGCAGAGTTCAACCTGATTCACAACCATTTCGACTTCCTGCCACTTTCTTATAGCCGTCTGGTGCCTGTTCCGGTTGTGACCACCATCCACGGCTTTTCTTCCGAGCGTATTTTGCCGGTTTATCAAGCCTATCAGGACCACGCTTATTATGTCTCGATCAGCAATGCCGATCGTCACCCCAGTCTGCGTTATATTGCTACCATCTATCATGGGATTGATTTAGACGAATTCACCCTGAATACCCAACCAGGGGATTATTTACTCTTTTTCGGGCGGATTCATCCAGACAAAGGCACCGCCGAAGCCATCGAAGTGGCAAAGCGTAGCCACCGGCGCTTAATCATTGCCGGCATTGTTCACGATCAGACATACTTCGAACAGGAGGTAGCACCGCACCTGGATGGAGACCAAATTCGCTATGTAGGCTCAGTTGGACCGCCAGAGCGGGACACTCTGCTAGGTGGTGCATTTGCCCTCCTGCACATGGTCAATTTTGCCGAACCATTCGGCTTGAGCCTGATTGAAGCAATGGCTTGTGGTACACCCGTGATCGCTCGCCCGCTGGGCGCCATACCGGAAATCGTCAAACCAGGCTTGAACGGATTCTTTGCCCGGGATATAGACGAAGCCATCCAGGCACTACGTGCCATCCCCCAGTTGGATCGCAAGCAAATCCGCGCCGACGTGGCTGCCCGCTTTTCGCGAGAACGAATGGTCGACGAGTATCTAACCGTCTATCAGCAAGTCATTGAGCTATATCGTCAAAAAAACACTCCTGCCAGAAGGTGA
- a CDS encoding Glycosyltransferase, whose amino-acid sequence MKSAKIESQNAHLQRVAFIGNYLPRQCGLATFTTDLCENFAAQFPHIDCFALAMNDVPGGYDYPPRVRYALNADRLSSYRQAAEFLNLNGVDLVCLQHEYGIFGGEDGSYILTLLNELNAPIVTTLHTVLRQPTANQYRVLREIVEISDRVIVMSKTAKQFLQEVYNAPLDKIEIIPHGIPEVAFVDPNFYKDQFGVSGKIVLLTFGLLSRNKGIENVIQALPKILERYPNLVYLVVGVTHPHVVRHEGETYREQLKQLTHKLDVQEHVLFFNQFVDLPRLIQFIGAADIYITPYLNQEQIVSGTLAYTLGAGKAVISTPYYYAEELLSDGRGIIVPFNDPQAIAEQVVWLLEHEAERHAMRKQAYLFGQEMVWKKVARRYAASFEKTMAQRLTAPRLLALPTITLHQELVTMPEIRLDHLQRMTDDTGLLQHAVYSVPNYHFGYTTDDNARGLLLTVLLEELNGELSPEVERLAHRYLAFLTYAYNPETRRFRNELSYQRQWLDENGTDDCYGRAIWALGSVYRRSNHDGLKQSALHLLQRALPAAAAIESPRAVAYLILGLAEVLQSQPGDRLAQTILQSKTEYLFKLYQQNRTPDWHWFEEVVAYDNAVLPRALLIAGEALQKPELIETALQILKWLLTIQQAEQGHFTPIGNLGFFRKDGTKARYDQQPIEAYAMVAACLDAYRISNDEVWYQEARRAFEWFLGKNDLHLPLVDCTTGGCRDGLQPARLNQNQGAESTLSYLLALVEMHKVAQMLEQSQAVAKSYHSNNGHRIKR is encoded by the coding sequence ATGAAATCCGCAAAAATAGAGAGTCAGAACGCGCATCTCCAAAGGGTTGCCTTTATCGGCAATTATCTTCCCCGTCAATGTGGTTTAGCGACGTTTACAACCGATCTTTGTGAAAACTTTGCTGCCCAGTTCCCCCATATCGACTGTTTTGCGCTGGCAATGAACGACGTTCCAGGCGGCTATGATTATCCGCCACGCGTCCGCTATGCCCTCAATGCCGATCGCCTGTCCTCCTATCGTCAGGCAGCCGAATTTTTGAATTTAAACGGCGTTGATCTCGTCTGCCTGCAACATGAATACGGAATATTTGGCGGTGAGGACGGGAGCTATATCCTGACCCTGTTGAATGAGCTAAACGCTCCGATTGTAACCACATTACACACCGTCTTGCGCCAGCCCACTGCCAATCAGTATCGAGTGCTGCGAGAGATTGTCGAGATTTCAGACCGCGTAATCGTCATGAGCAAGACGGCAAAACAATTCCTTCAAGAGGTGTATAACGCTCCGCTGGACAAAATCGAAATCATTCCTCATGGCATTCCCGAGGTGGCATTTGTCGATCCCAACTTTTACAAAGATCAATTTGGGGTAAGCGGCAAAATTGTTCTTCTGACCTTTGGCTTGCTTTCGCGCAACAAAGGCATCGAGAATGTCATTCAGGCTTTACCAAAGATCCTCGAGCGGTATCCAAATCTGGTTTATCTGGTGGTGGGGGTTACTCATCCTCATGTCGTCCGTCATGAGGGAGAAACCTATCGAGAACAGTTAAAACAACTCACACACAAGCTGGATGTTCAAGAACACGTACTCTTTTTCAATCAATTTGTCGATCTCCCCAGGCTGATTCAATTTATTGGGGCAGCCGATATTTATATCACCCCCTATCTCAACCAAGAGCAGATTGTCTCTGGAACCCTGGCTTACACCCTGGGGGCTGGAAAAGCGGTTATCTCCACCCCGTACTACTACGCCGAAGAGCTACTGAGCGATGGGCGAGGCATTATCGTCCCCTTTAACGATCCTCAAGCGATTGCAGAGCAAGTTGTCTGGCTCCTGGAACACGAAGCGGAGCGTCATGCCATGCGCAAGCAGGCATATCTCTTCGGTCAGGAGATGGTTTGGAAAAAAGTTGCTCGTCGATATGCAGCCAGCTTTGAAAAAACCATGGCTCAAAGGTTAACTGCCCCGCGCCTTCTTGCTCTACCGACCATCACGCTCCATCAAGAGTTGGTTACGATGCCAGAAATCCGCCTCGACCACTTACAGCGCATGACCGACGATACGGGCTTACTGCAGCATGCGGTCTATAGCGTGCCCAACTACCACTTTGGCTACACAACCGACGATAATGCCCGGGGCTTACTCTTGACAGTCCTTCTCGAAGAGTTAAACGGTGAGTTGTCTCCAGAGGTTGAGCGATTGGCTCACCGTTATTTAGCTTTCCTGACCTACGCCTACAATCCCGAAACCCGGCGTTTCCGGAATGAGTTAAGTTACCAACGCCAATGGCTAGACGAAAACGGAACAGACGATTGCTATGGCAGAGCTATATGGGCTCTAGGGTCGGTTTATCGACGTTCTAACCATGATGGGCTGAAGCAAAGCGCCTTGCATCTCTTGCAGCGTGCTTTACCGGCAGCGGCTGCCATTGAGAGTCCGCGTGCGGTTGCTTATCTGATTCTCGGTTTAGCAGAGGTTTTGCAATCTCAACCCGGCGATCGTCTAGCCCAAACCATTTTGCAAAGCAAAACCGAATATCTCTTCAAGCTCTATCAACAGAATCGAACCCCTGACTGGCACTGGTTTGAAGAGGTTGTAGCGTATGACAACGCTGTATTACCGCGCGCTTTGTTAATTGCCGGGGAAGCGCTTCAAAAGCCTGAGTTGATCGAAACAGCCCTCCAAATCCTGAAATGGCTTCTCACTATCCAGCAAGCCGAACAAGGTCATTTCACGCCAATTGGTAATCTCGGTTTCTTCCGCAAAGATGGCACAAAAGCTCGTTACGATCAGCAACCCATTGAGGCTTATGCCATGGTAGCAGCCTGTCTGGACGCTTATCGCATCAGCAATGACGAGGTATGGTACCAAGAAGCACGCCGCGCTTTCGAGTGGTTCCTGGGCAAAAATGACCTCCATTTGCCGCTGGTCGATTGCACCACTGGCGGTTGTCGAGACGGTTTACAGCCAGCCCGCCTGAATCAGAACCAGGGCGCCGAATCGACTCTTTCCTATCTCTTAGCGCTGGTGGAGATGCACAAAGTTGCCCAGATGCTGGAGCAGAGCCAGGCGGTTGCCAAGAGTTACCACTCCAATAACGGACACAGGATAAAGCGCTAA